The Metabacillus sediminilitoris genome window below encodes:
- the hpf gene encoding ribosome hibernation-promoting factor, HPF/YfiA family, translating into MRYNVRGENIEITPALREYTEKKIGKLERYFENSVDANVNVNLKFYNDQESKIEVTIPMTDLVLRAEESNQDMYAAIDLVVNKLERQIRKHKTKVNRKFREQGAPKFVFSNIQTDEDGPIEEEDQEVVRTKRFDLKPMDSEEAILQMDMLGHNFFVYTDSKTNNTNVVYKRKDGKYGLIEPHV; encoded by the coding sequence ATGAGATATAACGTCAGAGGGGAAAACATTGAAATAACTCCAGCATTACGAGAGTATACAGAGAAGAAAATTGGTAAGCTTGAACGATATTTTGAAAATTCCGTTGACGCAAATGTCAATGTGAACCTAAAATTTTATAATGATCAAGAGTCTAAAATAGAAGTAACGATTCCGATGACAGATCTGGTGTTGCGTGCGGAAGAATCCAATCAGGACATGTATGCAGCGATCGATCTTGTCGTAAATAAATTAGAACGCCAAATTCGCAAGCATAAAACAAAAGTCAATCGCAAGTTTCGTGAGCAAGGTGCACCAAAGTTTGTGTTCAGCAACATCCAAACAGATGAGGATGGACCAATTGAAGAGGAAGACCAAGAGGTTGTCCGTACAAAGCGCTTTGATTTAAAGCCAATGGACAGCGAGGAAGCGATCCTGCAGATGGACATGTTAGGACACAACTTCTTTGTCTATACGGATTCTAAAACAAATAATACAAATGTTGTGTATAAGCGAAAAGATGGAAAATACGGCTTAATTGAGCCTCATGTATAA
- a CDS encoding flagellar protein FliT: MSAISKVYEVTEQLFQLVSQQVTKDNRDECIQQITSLLEMREQLLTQVHPPFAAEEKQLFQQIADWNEVITTKFVEIKQHIQQDMIQLKKTKSSNQQYVNPYQHVSATDGMFYDKRK; encoded by the coding sequence GTGAGCGCCATCTCAAAGGTATACGAAGTGACAGAACAGCTTTTTCAACTAGTGTCTCAACAAGTCACAAAGGATAATCGTGATGAATGCATTCAACAAATCACCTCACTGTTAGAGATGCGGGAACAGCTCCTAACACAGGTTCATCCACCTTTTGCTGCAGAAGAAAAGCAACTGTTTCAGCAAATTGCCGATTGGAATGAAGTGATTACAACTAAATTCGTTGAGATCAAGCAGCATATTCAGCAGGATATGATCCAATTGAAAAAAACGAAGTCATCCAATCAGCAGTATGTGAATCCGTACCAACATGTTTCGGCAACAGATGGTATGTTTTACGATAAAAGAAAATAG
- the fliS gene encoding flagellar export chaperone FliS, giving the protein MAINNPYAAYQQNAVTTASPGEVTLMLYNGCLKFIKQASLAIDNKKIEDKNTNIQKAQKIILELMVTLNMDLEISKNMAVMYEYINHRLTEANVKNDGSILKEVEGLVIEFRDTWKQVIQINRQQQHRQGGQA; this is encoded by the coding sequence ATGGCAATCAACAACCCATACGCAGCCTACCAGCAAAACGCAGTCACAACCGCCTCACCGGGTGAAGTCACATTAATGCTTTACAACGGCTGCCTGAAATTCATCAAACAAGCATCTCTTGCAATTGATAATAAAAAAATCGAAGACAAAAACACAAACATCCAAAAAGCTCAAAAAATCATTCTAGAACTCATGGTCACACTCAATATGGATCTAGAAATCTCAAAAAATATGGCTGTTATGTATGAATACATCAACCACCGCTTAACAGAAGCAAACGTCAAAAACGACGGCTCTATCCTAAAAGAAGTAGAAGGACTTGTCATTGAATTCCGTGATACATGGAAGCAGGTTATTCAAATCAACCGCCAGCAACAGCATCGTCAAGGTGGACAAGCATAG